CGCGCAGGAAAGGCCGCGCTTGTAGTGAATACCGGTGGTGAAGATTTCATAACCGGGATGCTGGGCTTTAAGCATGGGAGTCTTACTCAGCTTGTGAGTCCAGTCTTTGAATCCATATTCGTTGTAGTATTCTTCCATGTTTTCGGCAGCGAGGCCCTTGGCCCACGGGAAGGTAACTACAGCGGCAATCTGCTTGTTGCCTGCCTTATCGGTGTAAGGGGTCTTTTTGAAGTAATATTCAGAGTGGCACTGGGCGCAGGCCAGAGAACGCATCTCCTGAAAAGTAAGATCTTCCAGTTTTTTGCCGCTCGCTTCAAGGCCGCGTTTAAGGTAAGGTCGTGAGATCTCAAGCTGGCTTGTCTGACTGTTGTGGCAGTCTGCGCAGCCGATGGGGTTCACAATCTCGTTACCCATTCTTGCCCATTTCCCGGTGAAATATTCAAGTTCACCGTCTCTTTCCATAATGCGCGGAACATCAGAAGATTTACAGGACCAGCATGCCATGGGCATCGGGCCGTCGTTGGGACCCGTAGGTGCTCCTGTGCGGAGGGTGTTGATGTTGCTTTGCAGAGCGTTGAAGTGTCCGCGAGGAGCATTATAGTCTTTGGCGAAACCGTAACCAGACCAAAGAATTGCCAGCTGGGGATATTTTTCCACCAGATCTTCAATTTTGTTACTGTCTCTGGTTTTTTTCCAGGTATCATATTGGCGAGGATATTCCTTGCCCCAGATGTCGCTTCTGGCTTCCACTCCTTCTGCTTTAATGACAGGAGCTGTACTCAGTAAAACTTGTTCAGATTTCTTGGTATTGATTGAAAGCAGCATGTAGGTCATGAAGGCTATTGCAATTAGAGCCCCCACTAGTATTATAGTATTTTTCTTCATTGTTCCCCCATTCATCTCCAGAATATTATTGAGTCCACTTTGCACCAAGTCTTACAGGTGCGGCATCAATACTGCGCACTTTTCCGTGCGGGACATAGCGGTGACAATCCCAGCATTTTCTTTTCCCCAATGACTCACTGTCAAACGCATGGTAGCGGTCAACATTCTTGATGAGTGTTTTCGAAAAGCTGGAATGACATCTTATGCAGTTTTCCTGAACACGGCGGGCACCATCCTCTGTGATGAGCATGCGTTTTCCGTATGTGCTCAATGTGAAGGCGACAGAGTGATTCCATCCGTCGCGGCTTTTAGACGCGTATTTGTCGACGTAATTTTCTGTCGGCAAATGACAATCAACGCAGGTGGCGCGTTGAGCGTGGGAACTGTGCTGCCATGTAGTGTAATAACTCTCCATAACATGGCAGTTGATACAGGCTGTGGGGTCACTGGACATGTATGATGTGGCCTTGGACTCTTGGACCAGATACACACCCATCACCACAGCAACTGTTACACTTGCCAGTGCACAGAACCGTAGAATCGAGTTAAAGTTCATAGACACCTCTCTCTACAAGTTTGCTTTGGCCTCATTAGTCTTCTTTTGTAAAAGTGTTATTTTATTAGATTGGCTGTGCTTCCTCCTTTTTGATTATTGATGTTTTAGAAATAGTTAATTGCTTGAATTATCCATGTTGTCTGGGGCTGTTTCAAATTCTTGATTTATTTTAATTAAAGTGGAGCTTGCATTCTTTCAATTGGAAAATAAAAAGATTGCACTACTGCCAATATCTCATAATCATGATTTTAAATCTATGACTTAAGTCAGAAAATAACGCGTCTTTTTTGACAGAATCGGTAAAACAAATATTTCGGCTTCAACACTTGAGGATGAAACAATATGCGGGTATCACTGGCTGACTAAAGAAAAGATCAAGGATGGGATATGGCAAAAAAATTTACTGAACTTGAACATAATATTCTGGCTCTGGCGGGAACTAATCTTTCATGGAGTGCAACACCTTACGCAGATATTGCTGAGCAGGTGGGGTGTTCCGAGCAGGAAGTGCTTGACCTTTTAAGCCGTCTTAAAGATGACAAAATTATCCGCCGTTTCGGGGCGACTCTACGTCACCAGAAGGCCGGATACGGCGCAAATGCCATGGTCGCATGGCGGGTAACTGAAGATCAGGAGCCGGAAAAGGTCGGCGAATTCATGGCTGCGCGTTCTGAAATCAGCCATTGCTACCTGCGTCTCACTTATGAAGACTGGCCGTACAACCTTTATACGATGATCCACGGTAAAGGACCGGACGATTGTAAAAATGTTGTGGCTGAACTTGAAGAGCAGACCGGAATTACCGATCACTGTACCCTGCGCAGTCTGAAAGAACTCAAAAAGACCTCCATGGTCTATTTCGAAAAGAAATAAATTTTACGGGGAGCACAAAATCATATTCCCCACGCACAATCTGCCGTCTCCAATAGCGAAGCCCTACGAAAACGTTTTGGGATTCTTAAACCCTTTTGGAAAGGGGTTTAAGCCCCCGGAGGGCCGCCGGAGGCTTCATTTTATTAAAAAAGCGCGAAGCGCATCATAAGGAGTTTTTCATGGCTTCATCATCTGAACTTTTTAATAAGGCACAGGAACTGCTTCCCGGCGGTGTTAACAGCCCGGTCCGCGCTTGCAAATCTGTTGGCTGCGATCCTCTTTTCATTGAAAAGGCCGAAGGCAGCCGCATGTGGTCCGTGGAAGGGCAGGAACTTATCGATTACGTCATGAGCTGGGGCCCGATGATGCTCGGCCACGGCTATGAAGCAATCAAAGAAGCAGCCCACAAGGCCGTTGATATGGGCGCAAGTTACGGCGCACCCTGTCCCGGTGAAATCGAGCTGGCCGAAGAGATCATCAAAATGGTCCCCTCCATTGAGATGGTACGCATGGTCAACTCCGGCACTGAAGCAACCATGTCCGCACTGCGTCTCGCCCGTGGCGTAACCGGCCGCGACAAAGTCCTCAAGTTCGAAGGCTGCTATCACGGTCACAGTGATTGCTTTCTCGCCAGCGCAGGTTCCGGTCTGGCAACTTTTTCCATTCCCGGCACTCCGGGTGTTCCTGAAGGAACTGTAAAAGATACCCTGCTTGCTCCCTACAACGACCTTGAGGCCGTAAAAGCTGTCTTTGAAAAAGAAGGTAAGAGCATAGCAGCGATTATAGTTGAGCCTGTTGCAGGTAACATGGGTCTCGTTCTGCCCAAGGAAGGATTTCTTGAAGGTCTGCGTGCACTTTGCGACGAGCACGGCGCATTGTTGATTTTCGACGAAGTTATTACCGGATTTCGCGTAACTTCCGGTGGCGTAGGTCCCCGTTTCAACGTCACCCCTGATCTGACCACTCTCGGAAAAATCATCGGCGGTGGTTTTCCTGTAGGCTGCTACGGCGGTAAAAAGGAATACATGAATCGTATTTCTCCCTGTGGTGATGTTTATCAGGCCGGGACACTTTCCGGTAACCCCGTAGCCATGGCAGCAGGTGTCGCAACTCTGCGTGCGCTCCAGAAGCAGGATTATGATGCTCTTGAAGCACGTACCCTCAAGCTGGCGCAGGACATGAAAGCTGCCCTCGAAGCCAATGGTTTCAAGATTACCCTGAACCATGTTGCTTCTATTTTCACTCTGTTCTTCACTGATCAGGAAGTAACTGATTTTGAATCCGCCAAGACCGGTGATGCCGAGATTTATTCTAAATTCTATCGCCATATGCGCGATAACGGCGTGAACCTCGCACCTTCCAGCTTTGAGTGTACTTTTACTTCTTTCGCGCACAGCGAAGCTGATTACGAAGCCACTCTGGAAGCTGTTAAAAGCTTTAAAGGTTAAGAATGTCTCCAACGGCTGGGGAAGGGGAAACTCTTGCAAGAGTTTCCCCTTCCCCAGACCCCATCCCCTTCAGAACCTTTTAGTTTGCTTCGCATACAGATTTTTAATACGACCTTCGAATATACAGATGGCGAAGCCCTAATAAAAGGTTTTGGGATTCTTAAACCCTTTTGCAAAAGAGTTTAAGCCCCCGGAGGGAAACATGCCTGCTAAAATTTCAATTTACTCCCTTACTCAAAAAGGTACAGAAACCGCACACAAACTTGCAAAATCGTTGCAGGCTGATTGCTATGTGCTGCATCGGTACGCCGCAGAATCCGACATCCCATTTTCCTCCCTCAAAGACATAGTTGCCGATAACTTATCCAGATACGAAAACCATATTTTTGTGGCCGCTTCCGGCATCGTAGTGCGCATAATTGCGCCTCACCTGAAAAGTAAGGATGTGGACCCGGCTGTGGTTGTTGTTGATCAGGAAGGGGAGTTTGCCATCAGTCTGGTCTCCGGGCATCTGGGCGGAGCCAATGAACTTGCCCGTTTGGTGGGCGATGAAATCGGAGCTACTCCTGTTATTACCACGGCTACGGATTGTGCGGGTGTTCCTTCCATTGATTTGCTGGCCCGTGATCAGGGGCTGATCATTGGTGATATCGGTTTAATTAAGCATGTTAATGCTGCTATTTTGGATGGGGAGAAAATCCCGGTTTACGATCCTGACGGTTTTTTGGACATATCCGCAATTAGTGATTATTTTTATGTGGTGGAAGCTGTTGAAGAGTTGTCGGAATCTCGTTGCGGTGTTGTTGTGGACTGGCGTCACCATGAGTTGCCAAAGCGGGTGGTATCCCTTTTTCCACGTTGTTTGACTCTTGGAGTAGGGTGTCGGCGCGGGGTTCCTGCTAATGAGATTCTAGATCTGATTCTTTCCGTTTTGGCGGATAATAGGATTGCCATTGAGTCCGTATTTTGCATGGGATCAATTGAGGCGAAACGTGATGAAGCGGGACTGCTCGAGGCAGCAGAAATTTTAGGGCTGGATTTGAAGTTTTTCAGTGCAGCAGAACTTGATGAAATTGAGGTCGCCAATCCTTCGGGCATGGTGATGAAACATATGGGGGTCGGTGGCGTGTGCGAAGCGGCGGCAATGAAGCTTGCAAATGCAACGCAAATTCTGGTTCCCAAGACCAAAAGTTCGCGGGTGACTGCGGCAATTGCAAGGAAAGTATGAGTAAAGGTTGCATAAAAGTGATCGGCCTCGGCCCCGGTGATGAGTGTCTGTTGGCCCCGCAGGCCCGGCAGGCTATTGAGGATGCGGATGTCGTGGTCGGTTATACCGGATACGTGAAGCTGGTTCCGCAGGAGCTGCTTGAAGGCCGGGAAGTTCTTTCTACAGGCATGATGGCCGAGGTTGAACGTTGCCGTAAGGCAGTGGATGCCGCGGTTTCCGGGCGTAATGTTGTAATGGTTTGCAGTGGTGATCCGGGAATTTACGCCATGGCCGGGCTGGTGATGGAGTTGCTTGAAGCCGGGGAACTGTTTGATAAAGTAAATTTTGAAGTAGTGCCGGGAATTCCGGCTTTTTCTGCGGCAGCGGCCTTGCTGGGTGCACCGCTCATGCATGATTTCGCTTCCATCAGCCTTAGCGATCTACTCACCCCGTGGGAAAAGATTGAGAAAAGACTGGAGGCTGCTGCTTCTGCTGATTTTGTAATTGCAATTTATAATCCCCGTTCCAAGAAGCGTGCAGGGCATCTAGGTGAAGCTGTTGAAATTTTAAAAAAATATCGTGACGGGACCACTCCGCTTGGTATCGTGAACCGGGCTTATCGTGAGGAGCAGAAGGTACGGGTGGTTACTCTGGATACACTTGATGTGGGTGATGTGGATATGCAAACGGTTCTGATTATTGGGAATTCTTCTACAAGAGAGGTCGCGGGAAAAATGCTCACTCCGCGAGGTTATGCCAACAAGTATGACATCTGATTCTGTGCGGGATAACTATTTGATACCGCTAATTTTAATAAGTAAATTTTTTTACCGTGCTTGACATGGTTTTTTATCTAAATTAAATCCACAAGGAGACTGTAATTAGGTTAACGTTATTCTAAGGAGGAACTGAGGATGAAAAAGACCCTGCTTATCTGCATGGTAGCAGCTGCTCTGGTTTGTGCTTTCGCACTTCCCAGCCTGTACGCTGTTGACGCTCCCGGCGACATGGTTTTGAAGGCACCTGCTGGTGCTAAAATGACCAAGGCCCCTGTTGATTTTTCTCACAAAGGACATGCTGCTGTTGACTGTACCAAGTGTCACCACAAATGGGACGGAAAAGCTGCTGTAAAAAAATGTTCTGCTGAAGGTTGTCACGTTGACACCAGCAAAAAAGGTAAAAAGAAGCCTACTTCTTTCTACTCCGCTTTCCACTCTAAGTCTGACATGAGTTGTGTGGGTTGCCACAAGGCTCTGAAGAAAGCTAAGAAAGCAACCGGTCCCACCAAGTGTGGTGACTGCCACCCCAAGAAAAAGAAATAAGTTTTCTTGATGTGTAATTAAAAGGGGGCTGCCCGCCCCCTTTTTTTAAATTTTTTTTAAGAGGGTAGTCTATGACCCCGGATTCACCGGATAAGAAAGGCACGGAAGAGGTTCTCGACCTTAATGATGTTGCTGAAGAGGTTGATGCCAGCTTTGAGCAGGAACTCGAAGACCTTTTTTCTGAAGATCTTGAAATTGAAGAGCCTGAATTGACCATGGATGATTCAGACGATCTTCTTGTGCTGGATGATGTTGTCGAGGCAGGTGGTGACGATGATCTGCTGGTGCTTGATGACGTTGTTGAGACCGGTGAGGATGATGTTCTTGAATTGGACGATATTGTTGAGAAAGCAGGGGATGAAGTTCTTGAACCTGATGATATAGTTGAAGAAGCTGGGGATGACACCCTTGTGCTTGATGATGTTGTTGAAGAAGCTTCCGGGGAAGACATCCTTGAACTTGATGATATTTTAGAAGATGCCGGGGACGTACTTGACCTGGGCGAAATTGCTGAAGAAGCAACAGAAATTTTCGAATCTCCGGCAGACGAAGCTATAGCTGAAGCTGATCTCGGAGATGATATTGATTTTGATCTCGGTGAGGCTGAAGTCCTTGCCGCTGACGGAGTTGAGGACGGCGAACTTGACGCTGACGGCCTTGACGGTTTGATTGATGGTCTCGGCGGTGACGCAACCGTTGCCGAAGATGATGCCGAGGATATTGATTCTTTGTTCGAAGAAGATTCTGATGTTGCAAATCTCGATTCTTTGCTGGATGAAGCCAGCGCGGACGAAGATGACGAGCTTGATGGGCTTCTCGGTGAAGTCGAAGACAAGGTTGAGCTTGGAGATCTGGGTGAGGACATCCTTGCAGATGAAGATATAGAAGGGTTGCTGAGCGATGACCATGAAGAGGTGGTCGAACTGCATGAAGAAGGCCTTGATTTATTGGAAGAGCTTACAGATGAGCCAGCAGAACAGCCGGTCATTGAAACCGTATCTGAAGTGGAAGTTGCCGAAGCTGAGGTTATCGAGCCGGAAGTGCTAGAACCTGTGGTTGAAGAGCCTGTAGTAGAAGATATTTCCGTTGAAGAAAGTGAAGTCGCTGAGCCGGAGATTGTTGCTGGCGAAGTGGATCTTGCCGCCGACCTTGAAATGGTCAGTGATGAGGAATTAGGTGCAGATGACGATGACCTTGATCTCGGTGAACTGCTTGAGGATGCTGAAATAGATTTTTCCGATCTTGATGCTGAACTTGAAGCCGATGATGCTGACGGTTTGGTCGATGCAGGTGAACAGGCTGCGATAATTGAGGAGCTTGAAGAAAAGGCTGCTTCTGCCGCCAAGCGTTCTGAAGCTCTTGAAATTTCCCTTAATGATGCGACTGAGCGGATTGCGGTGCTTGAGCAAGTCCTTGAATCCGCTACTGAGAAAATCGCGCAGGTTGACTCCCTTGAAGTAAATCTGGCCGCTTTTGCGGAAAACATGCGTTTGCTTGAGGAAAAAGTCGCTCAGGATAGCGGAGTCGAATCTGCTGTTAGTCAGCAGTTAAGCGAAGCTTTGAGCCCCGACTCTGCTGCTGTTGTTGCTATTGCCGCAGCCGCTGCCGATGAAGTAAGCGATAAAATTAACGATCAGGTTCAGCTGGGACTGCGTGAAGTTCGCGCAGATTCCGAAGAGCGCGTTGCCGCTATCGAGACTAAGCTTGCTGAAGGTCCTGAGCTTGAGCCGCGCATGGTTGCTCTTGAGACCCGTCTGGATGAGACTCCTGATCATGATCCGCGTATTGCAGCTATTGAAACGCGCCTTGACGAAGCTCCAGATCATGAACCCCGGCTTGGTGGGATTGAGGAAAAACTCGAAGCCCTGCCTGATGTGGAAGAGGTTGTCAGCAAGTCTCTCGAAAAGGAACTTGATCCTGACTCCCCGGCCTTTTATCGCATCAAAAGCCGCTTGACCGAGGATATTGAGGATTACCTTGCCCCGCGTCTGGTGGAGAAGATTGATGAGATGAAGGGTGAGCTTGAGGAGTCTTTTAAGGCTTCTGTTGAAGAGCTTCTTGCTGATAAGCTTGAGCGCGCTGTTCCGGCTGAAGCTGCCCGGATTATCCGTGAAGAGATCGCGGCACTTGCCCGTGAACTTGAAGGATAATTTTTTTTAATAATGTTTTTTTGATCGGTCCGGCGGACATATGTCTGCCGGACCGATTTGATTTGTAGTAAGTGCGTGGGAAAAAGAAAAAGCCTACGTCCCCGGTTTTGCCAGTCCCAGCGGCGAATCCTTAATAAAAGGTTTTGGGATTCTTAAGCCCTTCTGTAAAGGGTTTAAGTCCTAATTGAGCCGCCGGTGGCATCAAAAAGCGGGTCGACTATTTGGAGGTCTCATGCTAAAGAGCCTCACAAAAGAAGGGTGCTTAACAGGTTTTCTTCTTTTTACCCGCCCGGCGCCCCTACCTGTGGAGGTTGTGGCCATTTCCCACCGGGCGGGGTTTTTCAAGCCTAATCAAGGATATATACCATGGATAAGATTCAGAAGCAGGCTTTGCAGGTCGCCAAAGAAATCGTAGTAAAATTTATTGAGGTCGGAAGAATTTCCCCCTCCAATTTTTCTGAGCACTTCAGTGCCATTCATGCTGATGTTGTAGCTTCTGTCGTTGAGCAGGAAAAGACTCTTGCTGCTGACGACAAGGGAGATGCTCAGTAGATGGCGCAGGTATCTGATCAGGAGCATGGCAAGAAAGTCAGGGACATGTTCGGCAGGATTGCCGGGTGGTATGATTTCCTGAACCATTTTTTAAGTGCCGGGCAGGATATTTACTGGCGGTACCGTCAGGTAAAATTGGTCCGTCCGAGCAAAGACGGTCTGGTTCTTGATCTTGCTGCCGGAACCCTAGACGTCTCTGTAGAACTTCTACGTCAGTACCCGGATGTGAAAGTTCTGGCCATGGATTTTACCCATGAGATGCTCGCCTGTGGCAAGGCAAAAAAACTTGAAGGCAAGCATGCTCTCCGCAGTGAGAGTATTGCAGCTGTTCAGGCTGACGGAAGAGTATTGCCTTTGCCGGATTGCTGCCTTGACGGAGCTACCATTTCTTTTGGCATCAGAAACATACTTCCCCGCGAGGATTGCTATAAAGAAGTCCTGCGCACACTCAAGCCTGGAGCTCGGTTCTGTATTCTGGAATTCGGTTCCGGAAGCAAGAAAATCTGGAAGGGTGTTTACAATTTTTATCTGAACAAGGTTCTGCCTCTTTTAGGCAAGGTTGTTTCAGGTGATTCCGGGGCATATTCATATCTTGCGGATACTATCCGCGCTTTCCCGGATGAAAGAAGTCTCGGTGAGGAATTGCGTCGTGCCGGTTTCGGGCGGGTGATGTTTATTCCGCTACTTTCCGGGATAGTGTATATCCATGTGGCGGAAAAACCTGCGGAGTAACCTCAAAGGTCGGTTATTGACTGGCCTAGTGAGATGAGCAGTAAACCGAATATCATGGCGATCAGGCCGAGTATGCGTAATTGCCTCGGGCCTCGCTCAATAATTGAAATAAGGATTCTGGGCATGCGCTCAGAAAAAACAAAATAGGGAATCCCTTCAATAATGAAGGCCAGACCAAGGGCGGACAGAAGAAAGGACCAATCGATATTCATAATAGTAACTATGTATATGTGCTGGTTGGTTATGTCTACCCTTAACGGAACTGAGTTGGTCTATTAAATTTTAAGGCCGGAATTATTATACAAATGTTTTTGAAGGCTTATTTTGTTATCTAAGCAATAAAGGACAATAGTTTATGATTAATTACTCTGACATTGAAAAGAAAAATACCACAATTGCGGTGGTCGGCCTCGGCTACGTCGGCCTGCCCCTCGCAGTTGCCCTTGGCCGTAAGTTTAAAGTGCTGGGGCTTGATATTTCCGAACAGCGCGTTAAAGAATTGCGTGAAGGGTATGATCGCACTGCTGAGGTTTTGGAAGACGATTTCCATAACTATGTTGAATTCAGCACCGATGCTTCCCTGCTCAAAAATTGCGGCATAATCATTGTTGCCGTGCCTACTCCCATTGACGAAGCTCGTAACCCGGATCTGCGTCCCGTAGTTGGCGCTTCCACCATGGTTGGCGAGAATATGTCTGCCGGATCTGTGGTTGTATACGAATCCACAGTATATCCGGGACTTACTGAAGATATCTGCGTTCCCATTCTCGAAGAAAAATCCGGGCTCAAGTACGGCAAGGATTTCGGAGTCGGTTATTCTCCCGAGCGTATCAACCCCGGCGACCGCGAGCATACCTTGCAGACCATCGTCAAGGTTGTTGCCGGTAATGATGCTGAAGTGGCCGAGCTGCTGGATAAACTTTACTCTTCAATTATCACAGCCGGAACCCATCGCGCTTCCTGCATCAAGGTTGCCGAGGCCGCCAAGGTAATTGAAAACACCCAGCGTGACCTTAATATCGCGCTTATGAATGAACTTTCCATGATCTTTGATAAAATGGGCATCGACACCCTTGATGTTCTGGAAGCTGCCGGAACCAAGTGGAACTTCTTGCCCTTCCGTCCCGGTTTGGTGGGCGGGCACTGCATTGGTGTTGACCCCTACTATCTGACCACCAAGGCGGAAGAGATTGGTCACCATCCGCAGGTTATCCTTGCAGGGCGTAAAATCAACGACTCCGTGGGTAAATTTATCGCTGACACAACAGTCAAGCAGATGATCAACGGCGACAGCAGGGTCAAGGGTGCCAAAGTCGGTATTCTCGGTCTGACTTTCAAGGAAAATGTTCCCGATCTGCGCAACACCAAGGTTGTTGACGTTGTTGACGAACTTGAATCTTTCGGCGTGGATGTACTTATTCACGATGCTTACGCTGATCCTGAAGAAGCTGTTGAGGAATACGGCATCACCACTTCTTCCTTTGATGATTTCAAGGATCTTGAAGCGGTTATTCTTGCTGTATCCCACGATAAATATCGTGAACTCGGTCTTGATACCATCAAGAGCTGGTTCAGGAATCCTGATAACGCCTTGATCATTGATGTGAAATGCTTCTTTGACCGTAAGGAACTGGATGAAGCCGGTATCAGGAACTGGAGATTGTAGTCTTTGAAACCGATTCTTTTTGTTACGGCAACAGCCAAGGAAATGAAAGCCGCGCTGGGCGGGGTCTGCAAACTGCCTCGGTTGGAGCAGGGCACTCCTGTTCCTTTTATGTTCGGTGATCGTTCCGGGTTGTTGCTGGTAACCGGAATCGGGGTGATTAATACATCTTTCGCCCTCGGGCGGGCATTGGCCGGAAATGATGTGGGCGTGGTTGTGCTGGCTGGAATTGCCGGGACATTTAATGCTGAACAGTTTCCCCTTTGTTCCTCCTGTGCGGTAAAAAAAGAAATTTGGCCCGAATACGGGTTGAAAAAAGGTGACCATGTTGATCCCAAAGGGCTGGGATTCAGCCTTGCGGAGATCGATGGTCAGCCTGTCTGGAACGAGATTGAACTTTGTTCTGGAAAAAGTCTTGTTGATTCAGGACTTGACCGATTTGAAAATCTACCCGAAGCTGTGTCTTTGACCGTGAGTGGTGTGACCGCTACGGCTGAGGGTGCTGCCGCACACAGAAATGAACATGCGGCGGATATAGAAAATATGGAAGGTTTTGCGGCTGCGTATGTGTGCGCCCTTGTCGGGGTTGGGCTATGTCAGGTGCGGACTGTTTCAAACATTGTGGGATCAAGAGATAGTGATGATTGGGATTTGCGCGGTGCCCTTGCGGAGTTGGGGCGGGTCTGCTCAGCTCTGATCAAGTAATTTCCCTGAAACTGCTCTTCTTCTCTCGCAACCGGGATAATTCATACGCGGATGATTGAGTTATTAGCCTATTTTGAAAAGGAACTGCCTCTTATTAACGATTTTCTTGATAAGGAAACCGCTAAACTTGAGGGGCTGGTTAGGGACGTAGCCAGACACGTGCTGCTTGCTCCGGGTAAAAGGATTCGCCCGGTGTTGACTATTCTTTCCGCCCGAGGTTCGGGTTATGGGAAAGATGATATTTATCCTTTGGCTGGTTCACTGGAGCTTCTCCACGCTGCGACCCTCCTCCATGACGATATTTTAGATGATGCAGACCTGCGCCGTGGCGTAGAGGCTTCACATTTGGTTTTCGGCACCACTGAAACTATCCTTGCCGGGGATGTTCTGCTTGCTCTGGCAAATAAGATAGGTGCGGATTACGGTAAATCCCGTATCAGCTCTGTGCTTGCTTCAGGTATTATGGCAACAGTTGAAGGCGAGATCCTTGAGATCGCTCATATTTCTGAACCGTTGATGGACCGTGACACCTACATGGATATCATCATTGGCAAGACCGCCCGTTTGATT
This DNA window, taken from Marinifilum sp. JC120, encodes the following:
- a CDS encoding ammonia-forming cytochrome c nitrite reductase: MKKNTIILVGALIAIAFMTYMLLSINTKKSEQVLLSTAPVIKAEGVEARSDIWGKEYPRQYDTWKKTRDSNKIEDLVEKYPQLAILWSGYGFAKDYNAPRGHFNALQSNINTLRTGAPTGPNDGPMPMACWSCKSSDVPRIMERDGELEYFTGKWARMGNEIVNPIGCADCHNSQTSQLEISRPYLKRGLEASGKKLEDLTFQEMRSLACAQCHSEYYFKKTPYTDKAGNKQIAAVVTFPWAKGLAAENMEEYYNEYGFKDWTHKLSKTPMLKAQHPGYEIFTTGIHYKRGLSCADCHMPYVQEGSVKFSDHQIQSPLNNIANSCLTCHRQSEEEFKQIVEEKLKRKNQLNVIAMNSLANAHLLAKKAWEVGATEAEMEKPINTIRSAQWLWDYSIASHGSFFHAPGETLRLLGVANNKAMQARLELQNILANHGVTNYEVPDFSTKEKAQKLAGVPFDKLVKEKMRFKKGLVVEWYDEAVKAGRLDKNWWKILPDNTAYPQN
- the nrfH gene encoding cytochrome c nitrite reductase small subunit, which translates into the protein MNFNSILRFCALASVTVAVVMGVYLVQESKATSYMSSDPTACINCHVMESYYTTWQHSSHAQRATCVDCHLPTENYVDKYASKSRDGWNHSVAFTLSTYGKRMLITEDGARRVQENCIRCHSSFSKTLIKNVDRYHAFDSESLGKRKCWDCHRYVPHGKVRSIDAAPVRLGAKWTQ
- a CDS encoding Lrp/AsnC family transcriptional regulator, giving the protein MAKKFTELEHNILALAGTNLSWSATPYADIAEQVGCSEQEVLDLLSRLKDDKIIRRFGATLRHQKAGYGANAMVAWRVTEDQEPEKVGEFMAARSEISHCYLRLTYEDWPYNLYTMIHGKGPDDCKNVVAELEEQTGITDHCTLRSLKELKKTSMVYFEKK
- the hemL gene encoding glutamate-1-semialdehyde-2,1-aminomutase, which encodes MASSSELFNKAQELLPGGVNSPVRACKSVGCDPLFIEKAEGSRMWSVEGQELIDYVMSWGPMMLGHGYEAIKEAAHKAVDMGASYGAPCPGEIELAEEIIKMVPSIEMVRMVNSGTEATMSALRLARGVTGRDKVLKFEGCYHGHSDCFLASAGSGLATFSIPGTPGVPEGTVKDTLLAPYNDLEAVKAVFEKEGKSIAAIIVEPVAGNMGLVLPKEGFLEGLRALCDEHGALLIFDEVITGFRVTSGGVGPRFNVTPDLTTLGKIIGGGFPVGCYGGKKEYMNRISPCGDVYQAGTLSGNPVAMAAGVATLRALQKQDYDALEARTLKLAQDMKAALEANGFKITLNHVASIFTLFFTDQEVTDFESAKTGDAEIYSKFYRHMRDNGVNLAPSSFECTFTSFAHSEADYEATLEAVKSFKG
- a CDS encoding cobalamin biosynthesis protein CbiG is translated as MPAKISIYSLTQKGTETAHKLAKSLQADCYVLHRYAAESDIPFSSLKDIVADNLSRYENHIFVAASGIVVRIIAPHLKSKDVDPAVVVVDQEGEFAISLVSGHLGGANELARLVGDEIGATPVITTATDCAGVPSIDLLARDQGLIIGDIGLIKHVNAAILDGEKIPVYDPDGFLDISAISDYFYVVEAVEELSESRCGVVVDWRHHELPKRVVSLFPRCLTLGVGCRRGVPANEILDLILSVLADNRIAIESVFCMGSIEAKRDEAGLLEAAEILGLDLKFFSAAELDEIEVANPSGMVMKHMGVGGVCEAAAMKLANATQILVPKTKSSRVTAAIARKV
- the cobJ gene encoding precorrin-3B C(17)-methyltransferase, encoding MSKGCIKVIGLGPGDECLLAPQARQAIEDADVVVGYTGYVKLVPQELLEGREVLSTGMMAEVERCRKAVDAAVSGRNVVMVCSGDPGIYAMAGLVMELLEAGELFDKVNFEVVPGIPAFSAAAALLGAPLMHDFASISLSDLLTPWEKIEKRLEAAASADFVIAIYNPRSKKRAGHLGEAVEILKKYRDGTTPLGIVNRAYREEQKVRVVTLDTLDVGDVDMQTVLIIGNSSTREVAGKMLTPRGYANKYDI
- a CDS encoding cytochrome C, producing the protein MKKTLLICMVAAALVCAFALPSLYAVDAPGDMVLKAPAGAKMTKAPVDFSHKGHAAVDCTKCHHKWDGKAAVKKCSAEGCHVDTSKKGKKKPTSFYSAFHSKSDMSCVGCHKALKKAKKATGPTKCGDCHPKKKK
- a CDS encoding ubiquinone/menaquinone biosynthesis methyltransferase, with the protein product MAQVSDQEHGKKVRDMFGRIAGWYDFLNHFLSAGQDIYWRYRQVKLVRPSKDGLVLDLAAGTLDVSVELLRQYPDVKVLAMDFTHEMLACGKAKKLEGKHALRSESIAAVQADGRVLPLPDCCLDGATISFGIRNILPREDCYKEVLRTLKPGARFCILEFGSGSKKIWKGVYNFYLNKVLPLLGKVVSGDSGAYSYLADTIRAFPDERSLGEELRRAGFGRVMFIPLLSGIVYIHVAEKPAE
- a CDS encoding DUF2065 domain-containing protein gives rise to the protein MNIDWSFLLSALGLAFIIEGIPYFVFSERMPRILISIIERGPRQLRILGLIAMIFGLLLISLGQSITDL
- a CDS encoding nucleotide sugar dehydrogenase, whose translation is MINYSDIEKKNTTIAVVGLGYVGLPLAVALGRKFKVLGLDISEQRVKELREGYDRTAEVLEDDFHNYVEFSTDASLLKNCGIIIVAVPTPIDEARNPDLRPVVGASTMVGENMSAGSVVVYESTVYPGLTEDICVPILEEKSGLKYGKDFGVGYSPERINPGDREHTLQTIVKVVAGNDAEVAELLDKLYSSIITAGTHRASCIKVAEAAKVIENTQRDLNIALMNELSMIFDKMGIDTLDVLEAAGTKWNFLPFRPGLVGGHCIGVDPYYLTTKAEEIGHHPQVILAGRKINDSVGKFIADTTVKQMINGDSRVKGAKVGILGLTFKENVPDLRNTKVVDVVDELESFGVDVLIHDAYADPEEAVEEYGITTSSFDDFKDLEAVILAVSHDKYRELGLDTIKSWFRNPDNALIIDVKCFFDRKELDEAGIRNWRL